The following proteins come from a genomic window of Nostoc sp. TCL26-01:
- a CDS encoding peroxiredoxin: protein MSITYGIEGSLRVGQQAPDFAATAVVDQEFKTIKLSDYRGKYVVLFFYPLDFTFVCPTEITAFSDRYEEFKKINTEVLGVSVDSEFSHLAWIQTDRKSGGVGDLNYPLVSDIKKEISAAYNVLDPAAGIALRGLFIIDKDGVIQHATINNLAFGRSVDETLRTLQAIQYVQSHPDEVCPAGWQPGDKTMTPDPVKSKVYFSAV from the coding sequence ATGTCCATCACTTATGGAATAGAAGGAAGCCTCCGCGTTGGTCAACAGGCTCCCGATTTTGCAGCAACTGCTGTTGTTGATCAGGAATTCAAGACAATCAAACTTTCCGACTATCGTGGCAAGTATGTTGTCTTGTTCTTCTACCCCTTAGACTTTACCTTTGTTTGTCCCACTGAGATCACAGCATTTAGCGATCGCTACGAAGAATTCAAAAAAATTAACACCGAAGTCCTTGGTGTCTCCGTTGATAGCGAATTCTCTCACCTAGCTTGGATTCAAACTGATCGCAAGTCTGGTGGTGTAGGAGACTTAAATTATCCCCTAGTTTCCGACATTAAGAAAGAGATCAGTGCCGCTTACAACGTCCTAGACCCAGCCGCCGGAATCGCTCTACGTGGTCTGTTCATCATCGATAAAGATGGTGTCATTCAACACGCTACCATTAATAACTTAGCATTCGGTCGGAGTGTTGACGAAACATTGCGGACACTCCAAGCCATCCAATACGTTCAATCTCACCCAGATGAAGTTTGTCCTGCTGGTTGGCAACCCGGTGACAAGACCATGACTCCTGACCC
- a CDS encoding amylo-alpha-1,6-glucosidase, translating to MADLDTREWLLTNGLGSFASGTISDIRTRTYHGWLFAATNPPAGRTLLLSHLEASLEVSGKDIALGSNIWGTGKIEPAGYKLLRSFDIHPVPKWIWGADDWQLSRQLVMPYGLPENRELAVESGEKNHLSQSPVNHRILIQYRYEGRESAVLVLRLLIADRDFHHQQTSSGNLQFSQLLGQQQVALQAIIGGHFGTPWQLRWSQGEYQTNAVWYWDYGLPEETQRVLGDREDLHSPGYLTVTLQPGDTVTLEACMGFPERLPNTLTADTFTEAVEAEQERLVQIFGWEGEVEGQGDKEKILDYSFPPFPHPPISPSPHPPSPIWQRLLKASDQFIVHRASIAGPTVIAGYHWFNDWGRDTLIALPGLTLVPRRFDLAKKLLQTFGLYCRHGLIPNAFPDIETDPSYNSVDAALWWIETLGLYIEATQDWEFLATQFPIVQQIHKSFFGGTRYNIQVDATDGLVGWDARGVALSWMDAVVGDEPVTPRPGKAVEINALWYSALCWMSQWAENLSRLDLGDSARLSKQGRRYTQQAQQVKVSLQKFWNQQLGYLYDTIDLDDRRNAQIRPNAIIALSLYHCGFSPQQGREVLDLATYRLLTPYGLRSLDPADPEYVGRYEGNAEKRDRAYHQGTVWTWLIGPFIRAWQRFYPQQPLPFDWQPLLDHFLNDACLDSISEIFDGDPPHRARGAVAQAWSVAEVIRHLPIDY from the coding sequence ATGGCTGATTTAGATACAAGAGAATGGTTGCTCACCAATGGTTTAGGCAGTTTTGCCAGTGGTACTATTTCGGATATCCGTACACGAACTTATCATGGTTGGTTATTTGCAGCGACGAATCCACCTGCCGGACGTACTCTACTGCTTTCGCACCTAGAAGCTAGTTTGGAAGTATCAGGAAAAGATATAGCACTGGGAAGCAATATTTGGGGTACAGGGAAAATTGAGCCAGCAGGTTATAAACTCCTACGCTCCTTTGATATTCACCCTGTTCCCAAATGGATTTGGGGTGCGGATGACTGGCAACTAAGTAGACAACTAGTCATGCCCTATGGTTTGCCAGAGAATAGGGAATTAGCAGTAGAGAGTGGCGAAAAAAATCATCTTTCCCAGTCTCCTGTGAACCATCGTATATTAATTCAATATCGTTATGAAGGTCGAGAATCTGCCGTTTTAGTCCTGCGATTGCTGATAGCAGATCGAGATTTTCACCATCAACAAACTAGCAGTGGCAATTTACAATTTTCCCAATTATTAGGACAGCAACAAGTAGCCTTACAAGCAATTATCGGCGGTCACTTTGGCACACCTTGGCAATTGCGCTGGTCGCAGGGAGAATATCAAACAAATGCAGTTTGGTACTGGGATTATGGGTTACCAGAAGAGACACAACGAGTATTAGGCGATCGCGAAGATTTACATAGCCCCGGTTATTTAACAGTTACCCTCCAGCCAGGAGATACAGTTACTCTCGAAGCCTGCATGGGTTTTCCTGAAAGGCTACCAAATACCCTTACTGCGGATACCTTCACCGAAGCCGTAGAAGCAGAACAAGAGAGACTAGTGCAGATTTTTGGCTGGGAAGGGGAGGTAGAGGGACAAGGGGACAAGGAGAAAATTCTTGATTACTCTTTCCCCCCATTTCCCCATCCCCCCATCTCCCCCTCCCCTCATCCCCCATCCCCAATTTGGCAACGACTATTAAAAGCTAGTGATCAATTCATTGTCCATCGTGCCTCAATTGCTGGCCCGACAGTCATTGCTGGTTATCATTGGTTCAATGACTGGGGGCGTGATACCTTAATTGCCCTACCTGGTTTGACATTAGTACCGCGACGCTTTGATTTAGCTAAAAAGCTATTGCAAACTTTTGGACTTTATTGTCGGCATGGTCTCATACCCAATGCTTTTCCTGATATTGAAACCGATCCATCCTACAATAGTGTCGATGCAGCGCTCTGGTGGATTGAAACTTTAGGACTTTATATAGAAGCCACTCAAGATTGGGAATTTTTAGCAACACAGTTCCCCATAGTACAGCAAATTCATAAATCATTTTTTGGTGGCACACGCTATAACATCCAAGTTGATGCTACCGATGGACTGGTGGGTTGGGATGCTCGTGGTGTGGCTCTTTCTTGGATGGATGCAGTAGTTGGAGACGAACCTGTGACTCCTCGTCCAGGTAAAGCAGTAGAAATCAACGCACTCTGGTATTCGGCTTTATGTTGGATGAGTCAATGGGCAGAAAACTTAAGCCGTCTTGATTTGGGTGATTCAGCACGTTTGAGCAAACAGGGACGGCGATATACTCAACAAGCTCAACAGGTGAAAGTTTCTCTACAAAAATTTTGGAATCAACAGTTGGGCTATCTGTACGACACTATTGATTTGGACGATCGCCGGAATGCACAAATCCGTCCCAATGCAATCATTGCCCTTTCACTTTATCATTGTGGGTTTTCTCCACAACAGGGGCGTGAAGTACTAGATTTAGCAACTTATCGCCTGCTCACTCCCTATGGTTTACGGAGTCTCGACCCAGCCGATCCAGAGTATGTTGGTAGATACGAAGGTAACGCCGAGAAACGCGATCGCGCTTACCATCAAGGTACTGTTTGGACTTGGCTGATTGGGCCTTTTATTCGAGCTTGGCAACGTTTTTATCCACAACAGCCATTACCTTTTGATTGGCAACCTTTATTAGATCACTTCCTCAATGATGCTTGTCTCGATTCTATTTCCGAAATTTTTGATGGTGATCCACCTCATAGAGCCAGAGGTGCAGTCGCTCAGGCTTGGTCAGTTGCAGAAGTAATCCGCCACTTACCTATAGATTATTGA
- a CDS encoding DUF2993 domain-containing protein, translated as MFGGITGLQDPKGTDWGERMLNTVASQTIRHLFTRSESVEVFVRCYPSSKLLQGSIDSFKMSGRGLVIRRDFAVEEMSFETDAVSIDFAGVLGGKLNLKQPTQAIAQVILSEAGINQAFNAELVQKRLVNLTLPALTELSGGQPVSFTEVQVQLLPQNRLRISAQANLGTGELIPLNMSLNIAVEKRRRISFKDPKVELDSVPENQQQISQTLSLALAEILDNMVDLDRFDLDGVKMRLNRLETEGQRLIFSGYAEIERIPRSA; from the coding sequence ATGTTCGGCGGAATTACTGGTTTACAAGATCCCAAAGGCACTGATTGGGGCGAGAGAATGCTCAATACAGTTGCCAGCCAAACGATTCGCCATCTATTTACCCGAAGCGAGTCAGTAGAAGTCTTTGTGCGTTGCTATCCCTCCAGTAAGCTGTTGCAAGGCAGCATTGATAGTTTCAAAATGAGTGGTCGTGGTCTAGTTATCCGTAGAGATTTTGCGGTGGAGGAGATGTCTTTTGAGACTGATGCGGTATCTATCGACTTTGCTGGCGTTTTAGGTGGTAAATTGAATCTCAAGCAACCAACCCAGGCGATCGCTCAAGTCATCTTATCCGAAGCTGGGATCAACCAAGCATTCAACGCCGAATTAGTGCAAAAGCGGCTAGTTAATTTAACCTTACCTGCTTTAACTGAATTATCTGGTGGTCAACCAGTATCTTTTACGGAAGTTCAGGTACAGCTTTTACCTCAAAATCGTCTGAGAATATCAGCTCAAGCCAATTTAGGTACGGGAGAACTGATCCCTTTGAATATGAGTTTAAATATTGCTGTAGAAAAGCGCCGCCGAATTTCTTTTAAAGACCCAAAGGTAGAACTTGATTCAGTCCCAGAAAACCAACAGCAAATATCCCAGACTTTGAGCCTAGCCCTAGCTGAGATTTTAGACAATATGGTCGATTTAGACCGTTTTGACCTAGATGGTGTAAAAATGCGCCTCAATCGTTTAGAAACTGAAGGACAAAGGTTGATTTTCAGTGGTTACGCCGAAATTGAACGGATTCCCCGTAGTGCTTAA
- a CDS encoding BlaI/MecI/CopY family transcriptional regulator, whose amino-acid sequence MAPLPDYRPKQLSVGPLEAEILNIIWELGSVTVKDVHDRILADPNRELAYTSVTTVLRRLTEKGWLACDKRGKAFYWQPLLSKQQAQVIKAHEQLHRFLAVGNPDVIAAFADSLDEAASEQIEAIAQRIQAARQAREEKQ is encoded by the coding sequence ATGGCTCCTTTACCCGACTATCGCCCCAAACAACTATCTGTAGGCCCTTTAGAAGCAGAAATTCTCAATATTATTTGGGAACTGGGTTCAGTTACAGTCAAAGATGTCCACGATCGCATCTTAGCTGACCCTAACCGCGAGTTAGCTTATACTTCTGTAACCACAGTCTTACGTCGCCTCACAGAGAAAGGCTGGCTAGCCTGTGATAAGAGAGGCAAAGCATTCTATTGGCAACCTTTACTGTCAAAGCAGCAGGCACAGGTAATTAAAGCCCACGAGCAACTACATCGGTTTTTGGCAGTGGGTAATCCTGATGTCATTGCCGCTTTTGCCGATAGTCTAGATGAAGCAGCCAGTGAACAAATAGAAGCGATTGCTCAACGGATTCAAGCTGCACGCCAAGCCAGGGAGGAGAAACAATAA
- a CDS encoding M56 family metallopeptidase, producing the protein MHLLMILTVLAVSGVLRQSWTHPQGNWDLRWRKTLFVFLFPPLLILMTAIAILCMSPQSNMGGMYTGWLSYILAFTFLTFFSVLCIKLAVQGWQSLHSARQCPLVNHQDQQIRILNTEALFAGQIGFWQPELVISQGLLQKLSPDHVESVLAHEQGHFYYRDTFWFFWLGWVRSCTAWLPNTDALWQELLVLRELRADSYAAAQVDPLLLAESLLLVVSDGTVLAKSEICCAALGDHAGYRLEQRIQALLAPPDPTPEPQLQSWHSFLLAFLPLVAVIFHT; encoded by the coding sequence ATGCACCTACTGATGATTTTGACTGTTTTGGCAGTTTCTGGAGTTTTGAGGCAGTCTTGGACTCATCCTCAAGGTAACTGGGATCTGAGGTGGCGCAAAACCTTGTTTGTGTTTCTCTTCCCACCGTTGTTAATTTTAATGACAGCGATCGCTATACTTTGTATGAGTCCTCAAAGCAATATGGGAGGAATGTATACAGGTTGGTTGAGCTATATATTAGCTTTCACTTTTCTGACATTTTTCTCGGTTTTGTGTATCAAATTGGCTGTTCAAGGCTGGCAATCTCTACACTCTGCCCGTCAGTGTCCCTTGGTAAATCATCAGGATCAACAAATTCGCATCCTCAATACTGAAGCCTTATTTGCTGGGCAAATAGGTTTTTGGCAACCGGAATTAGTAATTAGCCAAGGATTACTACAAAAACTCTCTCCAGATCATGTAGAAAGCGTCTTGGCACACGAGCAAGGACATTTCTACTACAGGGATACATTCTGGTTTTTCTGGCTGGGTTGGGTGCGTTCTTGCACTGCTTGGTTACCAAATACAGATGCCTTGTGGCAGGAACTCTTAGTGCTGCGAGAACTTCGCGCTGATAGTTATGCTGCGGCTCAAGTAGACCCTTTATTGCTAGCAGAATCCCTGTTATTAGTTGTCAGTGATGGTACTGTACTAGCAAAATCAGAAATTTGCTGTGCGGCTTTGGGTGATCACGCAGGCTATCGCTTGGAACAGAGAATACAAGCCCTACTAGCACCACCAGATCCCACCCCAGAACCTCAATTACAGTCTTGGCATAGTTTCCTATTGGCATTTTTACCACTAGTAGCAGTGATATTTCATACTTAA
- a CDS encoding type I restriction enzyme HsdR N-terminal domain-containing protein, which yields MTTSIAIAEKITTLRQVEDKLGLILSSDSQFFTEWMADLPALSEAEQARLEQVRQNYLYQISDGSLLEETIKMVVLSPLLELAGFYQAPYKFKTEVSVEITAQGDNEEILRGRIDVLVLQDRLWIVLIESKKTTFDLELAIPQTLAYMAIHPHPEQPLYGMITNGSSYLFVKTLGKQYGISDLFATRSQYLNNLSGVLRILKHLGRIITES from the coding sequence ATGACCACAAGTATAGCCATTGCCGAAAAAATTACTACCCTACGCCAAGTCGAAGATAAACTGGGGTTGATATTAAGTAGTGATAGTCAATTTTTTACCGAATGGATGGCAGATTTACCTGCATTAAGTGAGGCAGAGCAGGCAAGATTAGAGCAAGTTAGACAAAACTATCTTTACCAAATTTCAGATGGAAGTCTTTTAGAAGAGACTATCAAAATGGTCGTGCTATCACCATTACTGGAACTAGCAGGATTCTATCAAGCACCATACAAATTTAAAACAGAGGTATCAGTTGAGATTACAGCACAAGGAGATAATGAAGAGATTTTACGGGGAAGAATTGATGTTTTAGTGTTGCAAGATCGATTATGGATTGTTCTAATTGAGTCAAAAAAGACAACTTTTGATTTAGAGTTGGCAATTCCCCAGACATTAGCTTACATGGCTATTCATCCCCACCCAGAACAACCTCTGTATGGCATGATAACCAATGGTAGTAGCTATTTGTTTGTCAAGACCTTGGGTAAGCAGTATGGTATTTCCGATCTCTTTGCTACACGCTCACAATATCTGAATAATTTATCTGGAGTTTTAAGAATCCTCAAGCATTTGGGGAGAATTATTACAGAATCTTAA
- a CDS encoding alpha/beta fold hydrolase, giving the protein MFPNFEQIIIDTNKVQINVIKGGDGLPLLLLHGYPQTHVMWHKIAPLLARDFTVVATDLRGYGDSSKPSSSSQHISYSKRVMAQDQIEVMLNLGYDKFFVVGHDRGARVSHRLALDHPDYVRKLILLDIVPTYKMYATADQELARAYYHWFFLIQPDNLPETLIKANPEYYLRRCLQQWGKDFAAFTPEALAEYIRCFCDPAVIHATCEDYRAAATIDLEHDELDMEQKISCPVLVLWGEKGIIGHKYDVLATWQERANDVQGKGIPCGHFLPEEAPEETYEAIYQFLIE; this is encoded by the coding sequence ATGTTTCCTAACTTTGAACAAATAATCATTGATACAAATAAAGTTCAAATCAATGTAATCAAAGGTGGTGATGGTTTGCCGTTACTCCTATTGCATGGCTATCCTCAAACTCATGTCATGTGGCATAAGATAGCACCCCTTTTAGCTAGAGATTTTACTGTAGTGGCAACTGATTTGCGAGGATACGGGGATAGTTCAAAACCAAGTAGCAGTTCTCAACACATCAGTTATTCAAAACGAGTCATGGCACAAGACCAAATTGAGGTGATGTTGAATTTGGGATACGACAAATTTTTTGTCGTTGGTCATGACAGAGGAGCGCGAGTTAGTCATCGCCTGGCACTGGATCATCCTGATTATGTAAGAAAATTAATCTTATTAGATATTGTCCCAACTTATAAGATGTATGCAACGGCTGATCAAGAATTGGCTAGAGCATATTATCACTGGTTCTTTTTAATCCAGCCTGACAACTTACCAGAAACGCTGATTAAAGCCAATCCTGAATACTATTTACGCCGATGTTTGCAGCAATGGGGTAAAGATTTTGCTGCTTTTACTCCTGAAGCTTTAGCTGAGTATATTCGGTGTTTTTGTGACCCGGCTGTGATTCATGCAACTTGCGAAGATTATCGTGCGGCGGCAACAATTGATTTAGAACATGATGAATTGGATATGGAACAAAAAATTTCCTGTCCAGTGTTGGTACTTTGGGGTGAAAAGGGAATTATTGGACACAAGTACGACGTTTTAGCAACTTGGCAAGAAAGAGCTAATGATGTGCAAGGTAAAGGAATTCCTTGCGGTCATTTTTTACCGGAAGAAGCACCAGAGGAAACTTATGAGGCTATTTATCAATTTTTGATTGAGTAA
- a CDS encoding MlaE family lipid ABC transporter permease subunit yields MQQKKNLEQLRILRYFSVFLLFGQVLLHLIQGKTYYRKILEHMVSVGPGSMSPVVLVSVFSGMIFTIQTARELVQFGAVNTVGGAFALAFCRELAPILTASIIAGQVGSAFAAEIGAMRVTEQIDALYMLRTNPIDYLVLPRVIACCLMMPIMMIFALITGIAGGIFAASQLYQVAPEVFLESVRSFLETSDIFIILLKGVIFGAIVSVNGCSWGLTTKGGAKEVGESATTAVVSTWVSIFIMDFILTLVFFEKPVF; encoded by the coding sequence TTGCAACAAAAAAAAAATTTAGAGCAATTACGAATTTTACGCTATTTTTCTGTGTTTCTGCTCTTTGGTCAAGTCTTACTGCATTTAATTCAAGGCAAGACCTATTATCGCAAGATTCTAGAACACATGGTTAGTGTCGGCCCTGGTTCTATGTCACCAGTAGTGCTGGTTAGTGTTTTTTCTGGGATGATTTTTACCATTCAAACAGCTAGAGAATTGGTACAATTTGGGGCTGTCAATACTGTAGGTGGTGCATTTGCCTTAGCTTTTTGTCGAGAATTAGCGCCAATTTTGACAGCTAGTATCATTGCTGGACAAGTAGGTTCCGCTTTTGCGGCTGAAATAGGCGCGATGCGTGTAACAGAGCAAATCGATGCGCTTTATATGCTCAGGACTAATCCCATTGATTATTTGGTACTTCCCAGAGTCATTGCTTGTTGTTTGATGATGCCCATCATGATGATTTTTGCTTTAATTACAGGCATTGCTGGTGGGATTTTTGCTGCATCACAATTGTATCAAGTTGCACCAGAAGTATTTTTAGAGTCAGTCAGAAGTTTTTTAGAAACATCAGATATATTTATTATCCTGCTAAAAGGCGTAATTTTTGGGGCGATCGTTTCTGTGAATGGTTGTAGTTGGGGACTGACTACCAAAGGCGGTGCAAAAGAAGTAGGAGAATCAGCCACAACAGCCGTTGTTAGCACTTGGGTGTCAATTTTTATTATGGATTTTATTTTGACTTTAGTGTTCTTTGAAAAACCTGTATTTTAA
- a CDS encoding DUF4058 family protein: MPSPFPGMNPYLEGYLWSDVHNALASKIRTFLVPQLRPKYAARLEVYVVEDISPASEIGILYPDVEVLQIRQRRDVTPTTPTSNIATTPAPLTLPVIQPVEVHIPTVEIRDTANNILVSCIEILFPVNKREPGITDYRKKRQRLYNANVHLIEIDLLRRGNRPFNHPRLPDVPYLITLTRAESGVIEVWPVMLQDTLPTIPVPLREGDSDAVLELQAVLNTIYDEAGYDLSIDYTQSPPPPTLSDMDINWIHTQLGNFSTS; encoded by the coding sequence ATGCCTTCCCCGTTCCCCGGTATGAACCCATATCTTGAAGGCTACCTGTGGAGTGACGTACACAATGCCCTTGCTAGCAAAATTCGTACTTTCCTCGTCCCACAACTGCGACCCAAATATGCTGCACGACTGGAAGTATATGTTGTGGAAGATATTTCTCCTGCCAGTGAAATTGGTATTTTGTATCCAGATGTCGAGGTATTGCAGATAAGACAACGCCGCGATGTAACTCCGACTACCCCCACATCAAATATTGCCACAACCCCCGCACCACTAACGCTTCCAGTAATTCAACCAGTCGAAGTCCACATCCCCACAGTTGAAATTCGGGATACCGCAAATAACATATTAGTCAGCTGTATCGAAATTCTCTTCCCCGTAAACAAACGCGAACCAGGTATTACAGACTATCGTAAGAAACGCCAGCGTTTGTATAATGCTAATGTTCATCTCATTGAAATTGACTTGCTGCGTCGGGGAAATCGACCATTTAACCATCCCCGTCTTCCAGATGTTCCCTACTTGATTACTTTAACGCGAGCTGAGTCTGGAGTAATCGAGGTGTGGCCTGTGATGTTACAAGATACTCTCCCGACGATACCTGTTCCTCTCAGGGAAGGCGACTCTGATGCTGTACTGGAGTTGCAAGCTGTGCTAAATACCATCTATGACGAAGCTGGCTATGATTTATCGATAGATTACACTCAATCTCCACCCCCACCAACATTGAGTGATATGGATATCAATTGGATACATACACAATTGGGAAACTTTTCTACGAGTTAA
- a CDS encoding tellurite resistance TerB family protein: MNLLDTVLGRENPAPEVLSSAEAFVAIVLLATASDGYMSHEQEHSVSCVLSQSRLLRNYSQDTIKNLCDRILSILRHDGFNVLFNLAKDSLSVDLRETAFAVATDLVFSEGCVTDEEISFLHDLYQALSISHDIAVRILQTMSVKNQG, encoded by the coding sequence ATGAATCTACTAGACACTGTCCTGGGCAGAGAAAATCCAGCCCCAGAGGTACTTAGTTCTGCGGAAGCGTTCGTTGCTATTGTCCTACTCGCAACAGCGTCAGATGGTTATATGTCTCATGAGCAAGAGCATTCTGTCTCTTGCGTGCTGTCTCAGTCAAGGCTGTTGAGAAACTACTCTCAAGATACTATCAAAAATTTGTGTGACAGAATCTTGAGTATTCTCCGACACGATGGTTTTAATGTCTTGTTTAATCTGGCTAAAGATTCTCTATCTGTTGATTTACGAGAAACGGCTTTTGCTGTAGCGACTGATTTAGTCTTCAGCGAAGGATGCGTTACAGATGAAGAAATAAGTTTTTTACATGATTTATATCAAGCTTTAAGTATTTCTCACGATATAGCAGTACGCATTTTACAAACTATGTCTGTAAAAAACCAAGGTTAA
- the murF gene encoding UDP-N-acetylmuramoyl-tripeptide--D-alanyl-D-alanine ligase: MSWSANLTQIIEVLQAEPINLSATTIAQASSGIQTDSRFLKSGEVFVALRGEKFDGHEFVQTAIANGAVAAIVDFDYENPGCPALTVPNTLEAYQKLGRWWRDRFDIPVIGVTGSVGKTTTKELIAAVLGTKGKVHKTYGNFNNEIGVPKTLLELDGEHDYAVIEMAMRGRGQIAELTQIAHPTIGVITNVGTAHIELLGSEAAIAEAKCELLVEMPQDSVAILNYDNPLLMTTAAKVWQGEVLTYGLSGGDIQGTLIDHTTVEVAGIKLPLPLVGRHNATNYLAALAVAKVLGIDWTSLQDGVTVNMPTGRSQRFLLSHDVLILDETYNAAPEAMLAALQLLADTPGKRKIAVLGAMKELGELSPQLHQRVGETVKNLNLDGLLVLVDSEDAETIAKSAVGIPSECFATHADLVARLKTFVQTGDRLLFKAAHSVGLDRVVSQLRAEWENV, encoded by the coding sequence ATGTCTTGGTCTGCCAATCTCACCCAAATAATTGAAGTTCTTCAAGCTGAACCGATAAATTTATCTGCAACTACGATCGCCCAAGCAAGTAGTGGTATACAAACAGATAGCCGATTTTTAAAATCAGGTGAGGTGTTTGTTGCTTTACGGGGTGAGAAGTTTGACGGACACGAGTTTGTACAAACAGCGATCGCTAATGGTGCTGTAGCTGCTATTGTTGATTTTGACTACGAAAATCCAGGTTGCCCAGCATTAACAGTCCCAAATACCTTAGAAGCTTATCAAAAATTGGGTAGATGGTGGCGCGATCGCTTCGACATCCCGGTGATTGGGGTAACTGGTTCGGTGGGTAAAACCACAACGAAGGAACTGATTGCTGCTGTATTAGGTACAAAGGGTAAAGTCCACAAGACTTACGGGAATTTTAATAATGAAATTGGTGTACCCAAAACTTTGTTAGAACTCGATGGTGAGCATGACTACGCTGTAATTGAAATGGCAATGCGCGGTAGAGGACAAATTGCCGAACTCACCCAAATAGCCCATCCGACAATTGGCGTAATTACCAATGTTGGCACAGCACATATTGAGTTACTGGGTTCAGAAGCAGCCATCGCCGAGGCAAAATGTGAGTTACTAGTAGAAATGCCCCAGGATAGTGTGGCTATTCTCAACTATGACAATCCTTTATTAATGACAACAGCAGCGAAGGTTTGGCAAGGAGAGGTTTTAACCTATGGTTTATCTGGTGGTGATATTCAAGGAACCCTGATTGATCACACAACGGTAGAAGTTGCAGGGATCAAATTACCTTTACCCTTGGTTGGTCGCCATAATGCCACTAACTATTTAGCAGCCCTAGCTGTGGCCAAGGTTTTGGGGATTGACTGGACGAGCTTGCAAGACGGTGTGACTGTGAATATGCCGACGGGGCGATCGCAGCGTTTTCTTTTGTCCCACGATGTCTTAATCTTAGATGAGACATACAATGCTGCACCAGAAGCTATGCTAGCAGCCTTACAATTACTCGCAGATACACCAGGAAAGCGGAAAATTGCCGTGTTGGGAGCAATGAAAGAATTGGGAGAGCTATCACCACAATTACACCAGCGAGTCGGCGAAACAGTTAAGAATTTAAACTTAGATGGCTTATTGGTGTTGGTTGATAGTGAAGATGCCGAAACCATAGCCAAAAGCGCAGTGGGAATTCCATCAGAATGCTTTGCTACTCACGCTGATTTGGTGGCACGATTAAAGACATTTGTGCAAACAGGCGATCGTTTATTATTCAAAGCAGCTCATTCTGTAGGATTAGATCGGGTAGTGAGTCAGTTACGTGCAGAATGGGAAAATGTCTAG
- a CDS encoding YqiA/YcfP family alpha/beta fold hydrolase, with product MSSRYIYLHGFASSPKSAKAQDMSQRFAQISTQLTIPDLNAGDFSQLTITRQIQQVAAIILKDSLPVTLIGSSLGGLTAAHLAQQYSQVERLVLLAPAFGFLSHWLPKLGEETVQRWQQTGYELVYHYGEGRSLPLSYNFVTDATQYSENILQRPISTLIIHGTQDEVIPIIASRDFGRSRPWVELVELDSDHSLSNVTEEIWQAIRLFCQLPESGKI from the coding sequence ATGTCTAGTAGATATATCTATCTTCACGGCTTTGCATCTAGTCCCAAATCGGCTAAAGCACAAGATATGAGTCAGCGCTTTGCCCAAATTTCCACCCAGTTAACAATTCCTGACTTAAATGCTGGTGACTTTTCCCAGTTGACCATTACCCGGCAAATTCAGCAAGTTGCTGCCATAATTCTGAAAGATTCTCTACCAGTGACACTCATTGGTTCCAGTTTGGGTGGCTTGACGGCGGCTCACTTGGCACAGCAATATTCACAAGTGGAACGCTTAGTATTATTAGCACCAGCCTTTGGTTTTTTATCTCATTGGTTGCCAAAATTAGGAGAAGAAACAGTACAACGTTGGCAACAAACAGGATATGAACTGGTATACCACTATGGTGAAGGGCGATCGCTACCTCTAAGTTATAATTTCGTGACAGATGCAACTCAATATTCCGAAAATATCTTGCAACGCCCCATTTCGACATTAATTATTCATGGCACACAAGACGAAGTTATCCCCATCATAGCTAGCCGTGACTTTGGGCGATCGCGCCCTTGGGTAGAATTAGTTGAATTAGACAGCGATCATAGTCTCAGTAATGTTACGGAAGAAATTTGGCAAGCAATTCGTTTATTCTGCCAGTTACCCGAAAGCGGTAAAATATGA